One stretch of Natronobacterium gregoryi SP2 DNA includes these proteins:
- a CDS encoding ABC transporter ATP-binding protein, protein MTVEPQERERFTDGDVILRTEGLVRKFGEFTATDHVDLAVERGECRSIIGPNGAGKTTLFNLITGALSVTDGTIYFDGEEVTDLSPPERVRRGMGRSFQISNVFGGLTVRENVRLAAQSVSRDEYSLVESLFKPTDSYDGMNEETERILTRIGLENVAEEEADALAYGNRRRLEIGVVLATDPDIVLFDEPTAGMSVEETQETIDLIEEVLVDQTLLLIEHDIELVMELSDRITVLHRGQILAEGTPEDIAGNQAVQDAYLGGMAE, encoded by the coding sequence GTGACGGTGGAACCACAGGAGCGCGAACGGTTCACCGACGGTGACGTCATCCTCCGGACCGAGGGGCTCGTCCGGAAGTTCGGCGAGTTCACCGCGACCGACCACGTCGATCTCGCGGTCGAACGCGGCGAGTGCAGGAGCATCATCGGTCCCAACGGAGCGGGTAAGACCACCCTGTTCAACCTCATCACGGGGGCGTTGTCCGTCACCGACGGGACGATCTACTTCGACGGCGAGGAAGTTACCGACCTCTCGCCGCCCGAACGCGTCCGCCGTGGCATGGGTCGATCGTTCCAGATCTCGAACGTCTTCGGCGGACTCACCGTCCGCGAGAACGTCCGGCTGGCGGCTCAGTCGGTCAGCCGCGACGAGTACAGCCTCGTCGAGTCGCTTTTCAAACCGACCGACAGCTACGACGGGATGAACGAAGAAACCGAACGCATCCTCACGCGCATCGGCCTAGAGAACGTCGCCGAGGAGGAGGCCGACGCGCTCGCGTACGGGAACCGACGGCGACTCGAGATCGGCGTCGTGCTGGCGACCGATCCCGACATCGTGCTGTTTGACGAGCCGACCGCTGGCATGAGCGTCGAGGAAACCCAGGAGACGATCGATCTCATCGAGGAAGTGCTGGTCGATCAGACCCTGCTGTTGATCGAACACGACATCGAACTCGTCATGGAACTTTCCGACCGAATCACCGTGTTGCATCGTGGCCAGATTCTCGCGGAAGGAACACCCGAAGACATCGCCGGCAACCAGGCCGTCCAAGACGCCTACCTCGGGGGGATGGCCGAATGA
- a CDS encoding ABC transporter ATP-binding protein yields the protein MSADRVLELEEVDAGYGETKVLHDLSLTVDEGEIVSLVGRNGAGKTTTLRSIMGIVNPTDGTVSYRGEEITDLDATTSAKRGLSLVPEERRIFPELTVRENLELAAYGGSTEVDAFSVAEALEMFENLTERTENAGSSLSGGEQQMLAIARALVAGADLILLDEPTEGLAPYIVKDVMHIVRELREQGITVLLVEQNVHVSLELADHNYVINQGEIVWEGSSAELEEDEAILDRYLGVTA from the coding sequence ATGAGCGCCGACCGCGTGCTCGAACTCGAGGAGGTCGACGCCGGCTACGGCGAGACGAAGGTGTTACACGACCTCTCGCTGACTGTCGACGAAGGCGAGATCGTCTCGCTGGTCGGTCGCAACGGTGCCGGGAAGACGACGACGCTCCGGTCTATCATGGGGATCGTCAACCCGACCGACGGGACGGTCAGCTATCGTGGCGAGGAGATAACCGACCTCGACGCGACGACGAGCGCTAAACGCGGCCTCTCGCTGGTCCCCGAGGAACGGCGGATCTTCCCCGAGTTGACCGTCCGCGAGAACCTGGAACTGGCAGCATACGGCGGCTCGACCGAGGTCGACGCGTTCTCGGTCGCGGAGGCACTCGAGATGTTCGAGAACCTAACAGAACGGACCGAAAACGCTGGCTCGTCGCTGTCGGGAGGCGAACAGCAGATGCTCGCGATCGCACGCGCACTGGTCGCCGGTGCCGACCTGATCTTGCTCGACGAACCCACCGAGGGACTCGCTCCCTACATCGTCAAGGACGTGATGCACATCGTCCGCGAACTCCGGGAGCAGGGGATCACCGTCTTGCTCGTCGAGCAAAACGTCCACGTCAGTCTCGAGCTAGCCGACCACAACTACGTCATCAACCAGGGCGAGATCGTCTGGGAGGGCAGTTCCGCGGAACTCGAGGAGGACGAAGCGATTCTCGATCGGTATCTCGGCGTGACTGCCTGA
- the paaI gene encoding hydroxyphenylacetyl-CoA thioesterase PaaI, giving the protein MTDLDAVCQRIQSDAYCETLGIDLVDLEPGAARTRLEITAELLNFHGTPHGGAVYSLADAAFAAASNSRGDTAVALETNISYLDAVAVGDVLTATAEETHVTSRTAEYEVAVTDDDDDRISTFRGRVYLLD; this is encoded by the coding sequence ATGACGGACCTCGACGCCGTTTGCCAGCGCATCCAGAGCGACGCTTACTGCGAGACACTCGGTATCGACCTGGTCGACCTCGAGCCTGGAGCCGCACGGACCAGACTCGAGATCACCGCGGAACTGCTGAACTTCCACGGCACACCTCACGGCGGTGCTGTTTACTCGCTCGCCGACGCCGCGTTTGCGGCCGCCTCGAACTCCCGTGGCGACACCGCGGTCGCGCTCGAGACGAACATCTCCTATCTCGACGCAGTCGCGGTCGGCGACGTCCTCACGGCGACCGCCGAGGAAACCCACGTCACCAGTCGGACCGCCGAATACGAGGTCGCCGTCACTGACGACGACGACGACCGTATTTCGACGTTCCGTGGGCGGGTGTACCTGCTGGACTGA
- a CDS encoding helix-turn-helix domain-containing protein, with amino-acid sequence MIEECLAVEFRVQNDDCPLAEATRAIDVDVDAQPPQHRSDGYDLLQFVTPQRDELTHVLEADDRISYLHVSRTDGRYQYRCLSKAPCVVQELIDGGLIVETLRYRNGEATIFGAVVGRDVLKGVMAAAGDAVGVKLERVYPLQTETRESASPRWDLTPAQEACMRTALEMGYFAIPRETTSEAVAAELGISKSAFLERLRRGEQALLRQIFS; translated from the coding sequence ATGATCGAAGAGTGCCTCGCAGTCGAGTTCCGAGTTCAAAACGACGACTGTCCGCTCGCGGAAGCCACACGAGCCATCGACGTCGACGTCGATGCCCAGCCACCCCAACACCGGAGCGACGGTTACGACCTCCTGCAGTTCGTCACGCCACAACGAGACGAACTCACGCACGTCCTCGAGGCCGACGATCGCATCTCGTACCTGCACGTCTCGAGAACCGACGGCCGGTACCAGTACCGGTGTCTCTCGAAAGCTCCCTGTGTCGTCCAAGAACTGATCGACGGCGGACTGATCGTCGAGACGCTACGCTACCGGAACGGCGAGGCGACGATTTTCGGTGCCGTCGTCGGCCGTGACGTTCTCAAAGGCGTCATGGCCGCGGCAGGTGACGCCGTCGGCGTCAAACTCGAACGCGTGTATCCGCTCCAGACCGAGACACGAGAATCGGCCAGCCCACGGTGGGACCTCACTCCTGCACAGGAAGCATGTATGCGGACGGCACTCGAGATGGGGTACTTCGCGATTCCCCGAGAGACGACGTCCGAGGCGGTCGCCGCGGAACTCGGGATCAGCAAGTCGGCGTTCCTCGAACGCCTGCGCCGTGGCGAGCAGGCGCTCCTCCGGCAGATTTTCAGCTAA
- the paaA gene encoding 1,2-phenylacetyl-CoA epoxidase subunit PaaA, whose translation MHIETVKDRAGPREFSPTDDLPEKYREAATRMIEFHANSEIMGAYLERPFIRQAPSIDRKLAFSAKVQDEIGHGQLLYRAAESLGVKTRKEMLDDLANGDGKFLNCFHYPMEGWPETAMIAFFVDGAAMRRQATLRRTSWEPYAHAMDKVCFEEGFHVKHGEDILATLMSGSRKEQQKTQEAFETWWPRIIQFFGPTDDQSKHHDFAADVGLKQKSNDELRTAFLNQYIPKAQQYGLEIPDEPRIRKNDEGDYEVVEDDLDWAEFFTIAKNEYEPGVGQIEGRNAAQEAVEWVRETIDGTDVPSGGQTPQAAD comes from the coding sequence ATGCACATAGAAACGGTCAAAGACCGAGCGGGACCGCGGGAGTTCAGCCCCACGGACGACCTCCCCGAGAAGTACCGCGAGGCGGCGACCCGGATGATCGAGTTCCACGCCAACAGCGAGATCATGGGCGCGTACTTAGAGCGGCCGTTTATCCGGCAAGCACCGAGTATCGACCGCAAACTCGCCTTCTCCGCGAAGGTACAAGACGAGATCGGCCACGGGCAGTTGCTCTACCGTGCGGCGGAGTCGCTTGGTGTCAAGACCCGCAAGGAGATGCTAGACGACCTCGCAAACGGCGACGGGAAGTTCCTCAACTGCTTTCATTACCCGATGGAAGGGTGGCCCGAGACGGCGATGATCGCTTTCTTCGTCGACGGTGCGGCGATGCGCCGGCAGGCGACGCTTCGTCGGACCAGCTGGGAGCCCTACGCTCACGCGATGGACAAGGTCTGTTTCGAGGAAGGGTTCCACGTCAAACACGGCGAGGACATCCTCGCGACGCTGATGAGTGGCTCGCGGAAAGAACAGCAAAAGACCCAGGAGGCCTTCGAGACGTGGTGGCCCCGAATCATCCAGTTTTTCGGCCCAACCGACGACCAGAGCAAACACCACGACTTCGCCGCCGACGTCGGTCTGAAACAGAAGTCCAACGACGAACTCCGGACGGCCTTCCTCAACCAGTACATCCCGAAAGCCCAACAGTACGGCCTCGAGATCCCTGACGAGCCCCGCATCCGGAAAAACGACGAGGGAGATTACGAGGTCGTCGAAGACGATTTAGATTGGGCGGAGTTCTTCACGATCGCGAAAAACGAGTACGAACCCGGCGTCGGCCAGATCGAGGGGCGCAACGCCGCACAGGAGGCCGTCGAGTGGGTTCGGGAGACGATCGACGGAACCGACGTGCCGTCGGGTGGCCAGACACCACAGGCTGCCGACTAA
- the paaB gene encoding 1,2-phenylacetyl-CoA epoxidase subunit PaaB, whose amino-acid sequence MIWEVFRQEEQGEYHTHCGNVHAPDREMAKQFAAIQHGRRKPTNNLWVVPKTEIGELDGDEYAFGGATDKSYRWATGYDVTADDASEVVESSGEQEDAKERRNEVV is encoded by the coding sequence ATGATCTGGGAAGTATTCCGACAGGAAGAGCAAGGCGAGTACCACACCCACTGTGGGAACGTTCACGCACCGGACCGCGAGATGGCAAAGCAGTTCGCCGCGATCCAGCACGGCCGGCGCAAGCCGACGAACAACCTCTGGGTCGTCCCCAAGACGGAGATCGGTGAACTCGACGGCGACGAGTACGCCTTCGGCGGCGCAACCGACAAGAGCTACCGCTGGGCGACGGGGTACGACGTCACCGCCGACGACGCAAGCGAGGTAGTCGAGTCCTCGGGCGAACAGGAAGACGCCAAGGAACGGCGTAACGAGGTGGTCTGA
- the paaC gene encoding 1,2-phenylacetyl-CoA epoxidase subunit PaaC, translating to MSGFDSSADLDDEQATALESLLLRLADDEFVLAERYTEWQVRAPSLESDLALSNNAQDELGHARLWYDVLEDLGHEEHELIYERDPDEWRHSTLTERPFDEGDWADVVLRHYLYDVAEQLRLESLAESSYAKIADRVGKVRSEEQYHREHAESWMERLADGDEGHERLQNAVDRLFPHALTLFEVAAPTSGTGDASGDEPRAVDDDLEETIVEAGFRDASLEALRAEWLSIVVPYLEDLDLETPVSEIVHYDDYDLEVPDDTLPEALGRDGTHTDAWAKLHEEFTHTYRELERSEATTIMAHPE from the coding sequence ATGAGCGGGTTCGACTCCTCCGCCGACCTCGACGACGAACAGGCAACAGCCCTCGAGTCGCTGTTGCTCAGACTGGCCGACGACGAGTTCGTGCTGGCCGAACGCTACACCGAGTGGCAAGTCAGGGCACCGTCTCTCGAGTCCGATCTCGCGTTGTCGAACAACGCCCAGGACGAACTCGGCCACGCTCGACTGTGGTACGACGTTCTCGAGGATCTGGGCCACGAAGAACACGAACTGATCTACGAGCGCGACCCCGACGAGTGGCGACACAGCACGCTGACCGAACGACCGTTCGACGAGGGCGACTGGGCCGACGTCGTCCTCAGACACTACCTCTACGACGTCGCCGAACAGCTCCGACTCGAGTCGCTCGCGGAGTCGAGTTACGCAAAGATCGCCGACCGCGTCGGCAAAGTCCGGAGCGAAGAGCAGTACCACCGCGAACACGCGGAGAGCTGGATGGAACGGCTCGCCGACGGCGACGAGGGCCACGAGCGCCTGCAGAACGCCGTCGATCGGCTGTTCCCGCACGCGCTGACGCTGTTCGAAGTGGCCGCGCCGACCTCCGGCACGGGAGACGCGAGCGGCGACGAACCGCGGGCCGTCGACGACGATCTCGAGGAGACGATCGTCGAGGCCGGCTTCCGTGACGCCTCCCTCGAGGCGCTTCGTGCAGAGTGGCTCTCGATCGTCGTCCCGTATCTCGAGGATCTCGACCTCGAGACGCCGGTTTCGGAGATCGTCCACTACGACGACTACGACCTCGAGGTGCCCGACGACACCCTCCCCGAAGCTCTCGGCCGGGACGGTACCCACACCGACGCCTGGGCGAAACTCCACGAGGAGTTTACCCACACCTACCGCGAACTCGAGCGCAGTGAAGCGACCACGATCATGGCGCACCCAGAATAA
- the paaD gene encoding 1,2-phenylacetyl-CoA epoxidase subunit PaaD, with protein MNHDTPDDPDTTPCAYTDYREGEAVEELPATGDDATGLEADVWETLYEIEDPEMPISIVDLGLIYGVDVEDGVATVDMTLTYSGCPARDMLTTEVEESVVALEDVDDVELRLVWSPEWTVEMVTDEGEDDLREFGLSV; from the coding sequence ATGAACCACGACACGCCGGACGACCCCGACACCACGCCCTGTGCGTACACCGACTACCGGGAGGGCGAGGCGGTCGAAGAACTGCCCGCGACTGGCGACGACGCGACCGGCCTCGAGGCCGACGTGTGGGAGACCCTCTACGAGATCGAAGACCCCGAGATGCCGATCAGCATCGTCGACCTCGGACTGATCTACGGCGTCGACGTCGAAGACGGCGTCGCCACCGTCGACATGACCCTGACCTATTCGGGATGTCCGGCACGCGACATGCTGACGACGGAAGTCGAGGAGTCGGTCGTGGCCCTCGAGGACGTCGACGACGTGGAACTACGGCTCGTCTGGAGTCCGGAGTGGACCGTCGAGATGGTGACCGACGAGGGCGAAGACGACCTGCGAGAGTTCGGACTGAGCGTATGA
- the paaE gene encoding 1,2-phenylacetyl-CoA epoxidase subunit PaaE gives MREPDPSVTTGGDETGAECPYCGSTNTVREHPKGPSLCRSMHYCNGCEQPFERFE, from the coding sequence ATGAGAGAACCCGATCCAAGCGTTACGACTGGCGGCGACGAGACGGGCGCGGAGTGTCCCTACTGTGGATCGACGAACACGGTTCGCGAACACCCGAAAGGGCCGTCGCTGTGTCGATCGATGCACTACTGCAACGGCTGTGAGCAGCCGTTCGAGCGGTTCGAGTAG
- a CDS encoding NAD-dependent epimerase/dehydratase family protein: MTDDATVLVTGGTGFIGSYVVQDLLEQGHDVVAYDRSTDTEILEKLGVADDVEVRRGDVSEPTDVVRALEESGATHVVHLAALLTTTARENPRAAADVNIMGTNNVFEAARILDDQVERVAWASSAAAYASPENYDAEWVDEGELVYPDTLYGATKEYNEHQARVYHEDYGLDHVALRPTVAYGPHRETGGSAFLANVVEKPALGESYSVEYGDQHVDWQHVEDIAQAFRKAAFTPEDDLSQRVYNVRGVLATVREAAEAVESVVPDADITVSDDGELPWTQNLDMTRAQEDLGYEVQYDLESGFRTYVNVLRKEDGLEPV; this comes from the coding sequence ATGACTGACGATGCGACCGTACTGGTAACCGGCGGAACCGGCTTCATCGGTTCCTACGTGGTACAGGACCTGCTCGAACAGGGCCACGACGTCGTGGCTTACGACCGTTCGACGGACACGGAAATCTTGGAGAAACTCGGCGTCGCCGACGACGTCGAGGTGCGACGCGGCGACGTCTCCGAGCCGACCGACGTGGTCCGCGCGCTCGAGGAGTCAGGAGCGACCCACGTCGTTCACCTCGCGGCACTGCTGACGACGACGGCACGGGAGAACCCGCGTGCCGCGGCTGACGTGAACATCATGGGGACGAACAACGTCTTCGAGGCCGCTCGTATCTTGGACGACCAGGTCGAACGCGTCGCGTGGGCTTCCTCGGCAGCCGCCTACGCATCCCCAGAGAACTACGACGCCGAGTGGGTCGACGAGGGCGAACTCGTCTATCCCGACACGCTCTACGGCGCGACCAAGGAGTACAACGAACATCAGGCCCGGGTCTACCACGAGGACTACGGACTCGATCACGTCGCCTTACGCCCGACCGTCGCCTACGGCCCCCACCGCGAGACCGGCGGCTCCGCCTTCCTCGCGAACGTCGTCGAGAAACCCGCCCTCGGCGAGTCCTACAGCGTCGAGTACGGCGACCAGCACGTCGACTGGCAACACGTCGAAGACATCGCACAGGCGTTCCGGAAAGCCGCCTTCACCCCCGAAGACGACCTTTCTCAGCGGGTCTACAACGTCCGCGGCGTGCTCGCGACGGTCCGTGAGGCCGCCGAAGCCGTCGAGAGCGTCGTGCCCGACGCCGACATCACCGTCTCCGACGACGGCGAACTCCCTTGGACCCAGAACTTGGACATGACCAGGGCTCAGGAGGACCTGGGCTACGAGGTCCAGTACGACCTCGAGTCGGGCTTCCGGACGTACGTCAACGTGCTCCGGAAGGAGGACGGACTCGAGCCAGTGTGA
- a CDS encoding thiamine pyrophosphate-binding protein yields MTTASELVETLEALDIEYVFGYPGGRVIELLESLPDSEVEFVRPRDEREASVMAEMHGRLTGTPGVLAGQGPWIGSLGMIGQMEARLASSPMVVLTEASERGEYSTLAPYQQARGDYGGFSLPDILDGVTKEWWFPRTPTETLRSVQLAFKHAVAGRPGPTAVILDGDAIAEDVPDDPTPSTWDAAEQTRTWDAAPTAEDVAAAVEALEDAERPVIVAGNGVHVAGAYDELAAVAETYDCAVTTSYLGKSTFPETDERAAGVIGSFGHEGANRVVSEADALLVVGCRLNPMDTNWQAPEFIRPDEQTIVHADVDTRNAGWVYPADVGLIGDAKESLAALAEAGSGENGWARPRAAEAREWFTAPECEDDSSPIKPQRAVAEIESVVDEETIVTADSGNNRFWLLYYLQTPAVGTYFGSGGVGGMGWSTPAAVSAALTTENDVVGVAGDGGFAMTMNSVETAVEYGVAPTFVVLNDTSLGMVRQMQDEAGDIAGVEFHDTDFVAAAEAFGAVGRRVTTPDELADALESGKAADVPHVVDVRIDREEGMAETLSSSFYDSVGGLHE; encoded by the coding sequence ATGACGACCGCCAGCGAACTCGTCGAGACGCTCGAGGCCCTAGACATCGAGTACGTTTTCGGCTATCCCGGCGGCAGGGTAATCGAACTCCTCGAGTCTCTGCCCGACTCAGAGGTCGAGTTCGTCCGGCCACGCGACGAGCGCGAGGCCAGCGTCATGGCGGAGATGCACGGCCGTCTCACCGGTACACCGGGTGTGCTCGCCGGCCAGGGACCGTGGATCGGCAGCCTGGGCATGATCGGCCAGATGGAGGCGCGACTGGCTTCCTCGCCGATGGTCGTGCTCACCGAGGCCTCCGAACGGGGCGAGTACTCGACGCTCGCGCCCTACCAGCAGGCCCGCGGCGACTACGGCGGCTTCAGCCTCCCGGACATCCTGGATGGGGTCACCAAGGAGTGGTGGTTCCCTCGGACGCCGACCGAGACGCTGCGATCGGTCCAGCTGGCGTTCAAACACGCCGTCGCGGGCCGGCCCGGGCCGACGGCAGTCATCCTCGACGGCGACGCGATCGCCGAAGACGTCCCCGACGACCCGACCCCGTCGACGTGGGATGCCGCCGAACAGACCCGGACGTGGGACGCCGCACCGACCGCAGAGGACGTCGCCGCGGCCGTCGAGGCCCTCGAGGACGCAGAGCGACCGGTCATCGTCGCGGGCAACGGCGTCCACGTCGCGGGTGCCTACGACGAACTCGCGGCCGTCGCGGAGACCTACGACTGTGCCGTGACCACCTCCTATCTCGGGAAGTCGACGTTCCCCGAGACCGACGAGCGGGCCGCCGGCGTCATCGGGTCGTTCGGCCACGAGGGAGCGAACCGCGTCGTCAGTGAGGCCGACGCGCTGCTCGTCGTCGGCTGTCGGCTGAACCCGATGGACACCAACTGGCAAGCGCCCGAGTTCATCCGGCCCGACGAACAGACGATCGTCCACGCCGACGTCGACACGCGAAACGCCGGCTGGGTCTACCCCGCCGACGTGGGGCTGATTGGCGACGCCAAAGAGAGCCTGGCGGCGCTTGCGGAGGCCGGCAGCGGCGAGAACGGGTGGGCCAGACCGCGTGCGGCCGAGGCCCGTGAGTGGTTCACCGCGCCCGAGTGCGAGGACGACTCGAGTCCGATCAAGCCCCAGCGTGCAGTCGCGGAGATCGAGTCGGTCGTCGACGAGGAGACGATAGTCACCGCAGACTCCGGGAACAACCGGTTCTGGTTGCTGTACTACCTCCAGACGCCGGCCGTCGGCACCTACTTTGGCAGCGGCGGCGTCGGCGGCATGGGATGGTCGACCCCCGCCGCGGTGTCTGCGGCTCTGACGACCGAGAACGACGTCGTCGGCGTCGCCGGTGACGGCGGGTTCGCGATGACGATGAACAGCGTCGAGACTGCCGTCGAGTACGGCGTCGCGCCGACGTTCGTCGTCTTGAACGACACGAGTCTCGGCATGGTTCGACAGATGCAAGACGAGGCCGGCGACATCGCCGGCGTCGAGTTCCACGACACCGACTTCGTGGCCGCCGCCGAGGCATTCGGCGCTGTCGGCCGGCGCGTCACGACGCCCGACGAACTGGCCGACGCCCTCGAGTCGGGTAAAGCGGCGGACGTTCCACACGTCGTCGACGTCCGCATCGACCGCGAAGAGGGGATGGCCGAGACGCTGTCCTCGTCGTTTTACGACTCTGTCGGGGGACTCCACGAGTAA
- a CDS encoding EthD family reductase encodes MLKLVELLVRKDEYSHEEFVERWQADHAEIARELPGLKRYSTSVPADPEAVEYDGVLELVFEDEDALNEAFASEDGQKVQADAAEFVDIGAGPRLIVEETVHVDE; translated from the coding sequence ATGCTCAAGCTGGTAGAGTTACTCGTTCGCAAGGACGAGTACAGCCACGAGGAGTTCGTCGAGCGCTGGCAGGCCGACCACGCCGAGATCGCTCGCGAACTGCCGGGCCTGAAACGGTACAGTACGTCCGTGCCGGCCGATCCCGAGGCCGTCGAGTACGACGGCGTCCTCGAACTGGTCTTCGAGGACGAGGACGCGCTGAACGAAGCCTTCGCCTCCGAAGACGGTCAGAAGGTCCAGGCAGACGCCGCCGAGTTCGTCGACATCGGGGCCGGCCCCCGGTTGATCGTCGAGGAGACCGTCCACGTCGACGAATGA
- a CDS encoding HD domain-containing protein has protein sequence MSESDYDTQVRDAFPELERIDDSTLADRVVEAWSLGLRRGGWRHVEDVPYAWNIHEVTNVEHVRGVTRIALESAREQREFHGADPDIDTTVAACLLHDVGKCYEYTDHVDDDILADTDPRYGGETIPHSISGYALAHEVGCPLSVQRAIPHFLGEIPDRTLEAELVQSANSASSNAITQATMGITLQEWVDEYSQTT, from the coding sequence ATGTCCGAATCCGATTACGACACGCAAGTCCGCGACGCGTTTCCCGAACTCGAGCGGATCGACGACTCCACCCTCGCCGACCGGGTCGTCGAGGCCTGGAGCCTCGGCCTGCGGCGAGGTGGCTGGCGACACGTCGAGGACGTCCCCTACGCCTGGAACATCCACGAGGTTACGAACGTCGAACACGTCCGTGGCGTCACCCGGATCGCCCTGGAGAGTGCGAGAGAGCAACGCGAGTTCCACGGGGCCGACCCGGACATCGATACGACCGTCGCGGCCTGTCTCCTCCACGACGTGGGCAAGTGCTACGAGTACACCGACCACGTCGACGACGACATCCTCGCCGACACCGATCCGCGGTACGGCGGCGAGACGATCCCGCACTCTATCTCGGGGTACGCGCTGGCCCACGAGGTCGGCTGTCCACTGTCTGTCCAGCGGGCGATCCCACACTTCCTCGGTGAAATTCCCGACCGGACGCTCGAGGCCGAACTGGTACAGAGCGCGAACTCGGCCTCTTCGAACGCCATCACGCAGGCGACGATGGGTATTACGCTCCAGGAGTGGGTCGACGAGTACTCCCAGACGACGTAG
- a CDS encoding zinc ribbon domain-containing protein codes for MTLGIDAVAAYAPRYRITAATVENAWGQFHGVGISETAVPAADEDTLTMAGEAATMVLTDSDLASADVSRLFVATTTPPLEEGAIGARLASFLGLAETVETRTFSATTRAGVDALATTLEGGSPALVVASDAPRGAPDDEREHAGGAGAAALVVTDDGPGSVVDRAERTTTFPGTRFRPAGSGETTDLGITAYDRSAFTETVAAVADDLEYDLATADAVALQSPNGKLPYRAAGPLGVETDALQAGTTVHDLGDTGAASALLGFASALEAGHTDVVLIGYGPGGGTAIALAGTDVSVATDLEGAETLSYGEYLRMRGDVTPGEPAGGGAYVSVPSWKRTLPQRHRLVAGRCRECGVLAFPPEGACTDCGAFEADETVSLPGTGTVEAATVIGQGGAPPEFVEQQAREGAYVSAIVALDGPAGDDTVSTPAQVRTVGEESVSPGDRVEATIRRIYTQEDVIRYGFKMQLLE; via the coding sequence ATGACGCTCGGAATCGACGCCGTCGCGGCCTACGCCCCGCGCTACCGGATCACGGCAGCGACCGTCGAGAACGCCTGGGGCCAGTTCCACGGCGTGGGTATCTCCGAGACGGCGGTTCCTGCGGCGGACGAAGATACGCTGACGATGGCGGGCGAGGCCGCGACGATGGTGCTGACCGACAGCGACCTCGCGTCGGCCGACGTGAGCCGGCTGTTCGTCGCGACGACGACGCCACCGTTAGAGGAGGGCGCGATCGGTGCACGGCTCGCCAGCTTCCTCGGGCTCGCGGAGACGGTCGAGACGCGAACGTTTTCCGCGACCACGCGTGCCGGCGTCGACGCACTGGCGACGACACTCGAGGGCGGTAGCCCCGCGCTCGTGGTCGCCAGCGACGCACCACGCGGTGCTCCGGACGACGAACGCGAACACGCTGGCGGTGCAGGCGCGGCCGCGCTGGTGGTGACTGACGACGGCCCCGGCTCGGTCGTCGACCGGGCCGAACGGACGACGACGTTTCCCGGCACGCGATTTCGTCCTGCCGGCTCCGGGGAGACGACGGACCTCGGGATCACCGCCTACGATCGGTCGGCGTTCACGGAGACCGTCGCGGCCGTCGCCGACGACCTCGAGTACGACCTCGCGACGGCCGACGCCGTCGCGCTCCAGTCGCCGAACGGGAAACTCCCCTACCGGGCCGCCGGTCCGCTCGGCGTCGAGACCGACGCCCTCCAAGCCGGGACGACCGTCCACGACCTCGGCGACACCGGCGCGGCGAGTGCGCTTCTCGGATTCGCCAGCGCGCTCGAGGCCGGCCACACCGACGTCGTCCTGATCGGCTACGGCCCCGGTGGCGGGACGGCGATCGCCCTCGCGGGGACGGACGTTTCGGTCGCGACCGATCTCGAGGGTGCGGAGACGCTGTCCTACGGCGAGTATCTGCGGATGCGCGGCGACGTCACGCCAGGCGAGCCGGCAGGTGGCGGCGCGTACGTCAGCGTCCCGAGCTGGAAACGCACCCTTCCTCAGCGCCATCGCCTCGTCGCCGGGCGTTGCCGGGAGTGTGGCGTGCTCGCGTTCCCGCCCGAGGGGGCCTGTACCGACTGTGGTGCGTTCGAGGCCGACGAGACGGTCTCACTGCCGGGAACGGGGACGGTCGAGGCGGCGACGGTCATCGGCCAGGGCGGTGCACCCCCCGAGTTCGTCGAACAGCAGGCACGAGAAGGGGCGTACGTCAGCGCAATCGTCGCCCTCGACGGTCCCGCAGGCGACGACACGGTCTCGACGCCAGCCCAGGTCCGTACCGTCGGCGAGGAGTCGGTCTCGCCCGGCGACCGCGTCGAGGCGACGATCCGCCGAATCTACACCCAGGAAGACGTGATTCGGTACGGGTTCAAGATGCAACTGCTCGAGTAG